In the Populus trichocarpa isolate Nisqually-1 chromosome 1, P.trichocarpa_v4.1, whole genome shotgun sequence genome, one interval contains:
- the LOC7485075 gene encoding kinesin-like protein KIN-12F isoform X1 yields the protein MKGEASENNRFLGTLSSSSIRNLLPRSKRKSKKFSENTPPPLHPNIQINDPPLSPSIPKLFPPSKSFSSSASLNRSDGQNVQSLSPRDPPPLLGQVDGSHGALEDLDPAVKVVVRIRAVNDVKREGGDGVVRKLSSNSVSIGDRKFNFDSVLDSNSNQEDVFQLVGVPLVKSALAGYNASILSYGETGSGKTYTMWGPPSAMVEDHSTGSNQGIVPRIFHMLFSEIQRQQEDSQMKQINYQCRCSFLEIYNEQIGDLLDPGQRNLEIKDDPKNGLYVENLTEEYVSSYEDVTQLLIKGLSSKKVGATSINSKSSRSHIVFTMIIESWCKGTSSKCFSSSKISRISLFDLAGLDRNKLVDADRQFVQEGKSVKKSLSQLGQLVNTLAKENQPGKFAVFPYQGSCLTHLLRESLGGNAKLTVMCCISPNNRNNGETLRTLRFGQRVKFIKNDPVINEISEDDVNDLSDQIRQLKEELIRAKSDVHNSFEGRSGYFKGRNVRESLNHLRVSLNRSLMLPRIDTDSDNEVNIDENDVRELHQQLNKLHCSPDENSRDLSDNGDSAHFSSVEESFETDLVSDSELNGPHEFESEEINLEKEKEGESQDDFPAAPEASDPPLRTSINISPCRQSAVLHEPMLSESPKIGNTRKSMVIPSLFSASQNNMSDSSNFQSDVPPQSLKQSENIRSSLCSSKMFPGPTESLAASLQRGLQIIDYHQRNSASNRSSVSFSFEPLSLKPCSEVDKVNVSLQKLAEHGSYASLLCTSCKQKINDSSNEVQDSLTWVVAEEEARKPNQLISQVVKDSGNGLAITNNGEEKDLENLCMEQATKIEQLNQLVEKYKQEREHYIMTGQEGDEILSRKSKNQMTLFEGSADEEYQSLKDRNKLRSVENNQLEIREEEYEVEDAMDKNTYFDLKEKEALLQEIQNLQMKLQSYTDASKNRSTEKLRSSLLIQSIQLCKSADTQNNSLEEYERERQRWTEMESDWISLTDDLRVDLQCSRQHAEKVEMELRLEKKCTEELDDALHRAVLGHARMVEHYADLQEKYNDLEGKHRAIMEGIAEVKRAAAKAGKKGGTRFAKSLQAELSSLRVEREREREFLKKENKSLKIQLRDTAEAVHAAGELLVRLREAEQAASVAEENFNVVQQENEKLKKQTEKLKRKHKMEMITMKQYMAESRLPESALQPLYRDNSDGVHNTIPDDDQAWRAEFGAIYQEHY from the exons ATGAAAGGGGAAGCTAGCGAGAATAATCGGTTCTTAGGAACCTTATCATCTTCATCGATAAGAAATTTACTTCCCAGATCCAAGcgcaaatccaaaaaattctCAGAAAACACTCCTCCTCCACTTCATCCTAACATCCAAATCAACGATCCTCCTCTCTCCCCTTCCATCCCTAAACTCTTTCCACCCTCCAAGTCTTTCTCCTCTTCTGCTTCTCTCAACAGATCAGACGGTCAGAATGTTCAATCACTCTCTCCTCGGGACCCACCACCGCTACTGGGACAAGTCGATGGATCCCACGGGGCATTGGAGGATTTGGATCCGGCAGTGAAG GTTGTGGTGAGAATTAGAGCAGTAAATGATGTTAAAAGAGAGGGTGGTGATGGTGTAGTGAGGAAGCTTTCTTCGAATTCGGTATCAATTGGTGATAGGAAATTCAATTTCGACTCGGTTCTTGATTCGAATTCAAACCAG GAAGATGTCTTCCAGTTAGTTGGTGTTCCTTTGGTTAAAAGTGCATTAGCAGGTTACAATGCGTCCATCTTGTCGTATGGAGAG ACTGGGAGTGGTAAGACATACACCATGTGGGGCCCACCAAGCGCGATGGTTGAGGATCATTCAACGGGTAGCAACCAAGGCATCGTTCCTCGCATCTTCCATATGCTATTCTCGGAGATTCAGCga CAGCAAGAGGACTCCCAAATGAAGCAGATCAATTATCAGTGCAGATGTTCATTTCTTGAG ATATACAACGAGCAAATAGGGGACTTGCTTGATCCAGGTCAAAGAAATCTTGAG ataaaGGATGATCCGAAAAATGGATTATACGTCGAGAATTTGACCGAGGAGTATGTGAGCAGCTATGAGGATGTAACTCAATTATTGATCAAG GGGCTCTCAAGTAAAAAAGTTGGAGCAACGAGCATAAATTCTAAGAGCTCTCGGTCCCACATTGTATTTACTATGATCATTGAGTCATGGTGCAAG GGGACTTCATCAAAATGTTTCAGTAGTTCAAAAATCAGCAGAATCAGCCTCTTTGATCTTGCTGGACTGGATAGAAATAAACTTGTTGATGCCGATAGACAATTTGTGCAGGAAGGCAAAAGTGTAAAGAAGTCCCTGTCACAGCTTGG GCAATTGGTGAACACTCTAGCAAAGGAAAATCAACCAGGGAAATTTGCAGTTTTTCCATACCAAGGATCCTGTTTAACACACTTGCTGCGAGAATCTCTTGGTGGCAATGCAAAACTCACAGTCATGTGCTGCATCTCCCCTAATAACAG AAACAATGGTGAGACATTAAGGACACTCCGATTTGGCCAGCGagttaaattcataaaaaatgacCCGGTTATAAATGAAATATCAGAGGATGATGTTAATGATTTGAGTGATCAAATTCGTCAGTTGAAG GAAGAACTTATAAGAGCGAAATCTGATGTACATAATTCATTCGAGGGTAGAAGCGGATACTTCAAGGGGAGAAATGTAAGAGAAAGCTTGAATCACTTGAGAGTGAGTCTTAATCGCTCTTTGATGCTACCCCGCATAGATACTGATTCTGACAATGAGGTGAACATTGATGAGAATGATGTGAGGGAACTACACCAGCAACTCAATAAATTACATTGTTCTCCTGATGAGAACTCAAGAGATCTATCTGATAATGGAGACTCTGCCCACTTTTCTTCTGTAGAAGAAAGCTTTGAGACAGATTTGGTGAGTGACAGCGAATTGAATGGCCCACATGAATTTGAAAGTGAAGAAATCAAtcttgagaaagaaaaggaaggtgaATCACAAGACGACTTCCCAGCTGCCCCTGAAGCCTCAGATCCTCCGCTTCGAACCAGCATTAATATTAGTCCATGCCGTCAGTCTGCAGTCCTCCATGAGCCAATGTTGTCTGAGTCACCTAAAATTGGAAATACCAGGAAAAGCATGGTCATTCCATCATTATTTTCAGCAAGTCAGAACAATATGTCAGACAGCTCCAACTTCCAGTCAGATGTACCGCCCCAGTCACTTAAGCAAAGTGAAAACATCAGATCATCTTTGTGTTCAAGCAAGATGTTTCCAGGCCCCACTGAGTCCTTGGCTGCTAGCCTTCAGAGAGGCTTGCAGATTATTGACTATCATCAGCGGAACTCTGCATCAAACAGATCTTCAGTTTCATTCTCCTTCGAGCCCTTGTCATTAAAACCTTGTTCCGAAGTTGACAAAGTGAATGTGTCTCTTCAGAAGTTAGCAGAACATGGATCATATGCTTCCTTACTTTGTACATCTTGTAAACAGAAAATCAATGATAGTTCAAACGAGGTCCAGGATAGCCTGACATGGGTGGTGGCAGAGGAAGAAGCTCGGAAGCCTAACCAACTGATTAGTCAAGTGGTCAAa GATTCAGGCAACGGTTTAGCAATAACTAACAACGGAGAGGAGAAGGACCTTGAAAATTTATGTATGGAGCAAGCAACTAAAATTGAGCAGCTGAATCAGTTG GTTGAAAAGTACAAACAGGAAAGAGAACATTATATCATGACTGGTCAAGAAGGGGATGAGATTCTGTCCAGGAAATCAAAGAATCAAATGACACTCTTTGAAGGATCAGCAGATGAAGAGTACCAGTCATTAAAGGATCGAAACAAG CTTCGAAGTGTTGAGAATAATCAGCTTGAGATTAGAGAAGAAGAATATGAAGTAGAAGATGCGATGgataaaaacacatattttgATTTGAAGGAGAAGGAAGCACTTCTTCAGGAAATTCAAAACTTACAGATGAAGTTGCAGTCGTATACTGATGCATCCAAAAACAGATCTACTGAAAAGCTGAGATCCTCTTTGTTGATACAATCCATTCAACTATGCAAAAGTGCAGACACCCAAAATAATAGTTTGGAAgaatatgagagagagagacagagatggACAGAAATGGAGAGTGATTGGATTTCTTTAACTGATGACCTTAGAGTTGATCTTCAATGCAGTCGTCAGCATGCAGAGAAGGTGGAGATGGAATTGAGATTAGAGAAGAAATGCACAGAGGAGTTAGATGATGCGCTTCATAGGGCTGTCCTTGGGCATGCTAGAATGGTTGAACACTATGCTGATCTACAAGAGAAGTACAATGACTTGGAGGGAAAGCACCGTGCAATCATGGAAGGGATAGCAGAGGTGAAGAGGGCAGCAGCAAAGGCAGGAAAAAAGGGCGGAACTCGCTTTGCCAAATCACTTCAAGCTGAGCTTTCTTCCTTAAGAgtggaaagggaaagggaaagggagtTCTTGAAAAAGGAGAACAAGAGTCTGAAAATCCAGCTTAGAGACACTGCAGAAGCTGTTCATGCTGCTGGAGAACTCCTTGTTAGGCTGAGAGAAGCTGAGCAAGCTGCCTCAGTTGCAGAG GAGAACTTCAACGTGGTTcagcaagaaaatgaaaaattgaagaagCAAACGGAGAAGCTTAAGAGAAAACACAAAATGGAGATGATCACCATGAAGCAGTACATGGCAGAAAGCAGACTTCCAGAATCTGCATTGCAACCACTATACCGAGATAATTCTGACGGAGTACACAACACGATCCCAGATGATGACCAGGCATGGAGGGCAGAATTTGGGGCAATCTATCAAGAACACTACTAA
- the LOC7485075 gene encoding kinesin-like protein KIN-12F isoform X2: MKGEASENNRFLGTLSSSSIRNLLPRSKRKSKKFSENTPPPLHPNIQINDPPLSPSIPKLFPPSKSFSSSASLNRSDGQNVQSLSPRDPPPLLGQVDGSHGALEDLDPAVKVVVRIRAVNDVKREGGDGVVRKLSSNSVSIGDRKFNFDSVLDSNSNQEDVFQLVGVPLVKSALAGYNASILSYGETGSGKTYTMWGPPSAMVEDHSTGSNQGIVPRIFHMLFSEIQRQEDSQMKQINYQCRCSFLEIYNEQIGDLLDPGQRNLEIKDDPKNGLYVENLTEEYVSSYEDVTQLLIKGLSSKKVGATSINSKSSRSHIVFTMIIESWCKGTSSKCFSSSKISRISLFDLAGLDRNKLVDADRQFVQEGKSVKKSLSQLGQLVNTLAKENQPGKFAVFPYQGSCLTHLLRESLGGNAKLTVMCCISPNNRNNGETLRTLRFGQRVKFIKNDPVINEISEDDVNDLSDQIRQLKEELIRAKSDVHNSFEGRSGYFKGRNVRESLNHLRVSLNRSLMLPRIDTDSDNEVNIDENDVRELHQQLNKLHCSPDENSRDLSDNGDSAHFSSVEESFETDLVSDSELNGPHEFESEEINLEKEKEGESQDDFPAAPEASDPPLRTSINISPCRQSAVLHEPMLSESPKIGNTRKSMVIPSLFSASQNNMSDSSNFQSDVPPQSLKQSENIRSSLCSSKMFPGPTESLAASLQRGLQIIDYHQRNSASNRSSVSFSFEPLSLKPCSEVDKVNVSLQKLAEHGSYASLLCTSCKQKINDSSNEVQDSLTWVVAEEEARKPNQLISQVVKDSGNGLAITNNGEEKDLENLCMEQATKIEQLNQLVEKYKQEREHYIMTGQEGDEILSRKSKNQMTLFEGSADEEYQSLKDRNKLRSVENNQLEIREEEYEVEDAMDKNTYFDLKEKEALLQEIQNLQMKLQSYTDASKNRSTEKLRSSLLIQSIQLCKSADTQNNSLEEYERERQRWTEMESDWISLTDDLRVDLQCSRQHAEKVEMELRLEKKCTEELDDALHRAVLGHARMVEHYADLQEKYNDLEGKHRAIMEGIAEVKRAAAKAGKKGGTRFAKSLQAELSSLRVEREREREFLKKENKSLKIQLRDTAEAVHAAGELLVRLREAEQAASVAEENFNVVQQENEKLKKQTEKLKRKHKMEMITMKQYMAESRLPESALQPLYRDNSDGVHNTIPDDDQAWRAEFGAIYQEHY; the protein is encoded by the exons ATGAAAGGGGAAGCTAGCGAGAATAATCGGTTCTTAGGAACCTTATCATCTTCATCGATAAGAAATTTACTTCCCAGATCCAAGcgcaaatccaaaaaattctCAGAAAACACTCCTCCTCCACTTCATCCTAACATCCAAATCAACGATCCTCCTCTCTCCCCTTCCATCCCTAAACTCTTTCCACCCTCCAAGTCTTTCTCCTCTTCTGCTTCTCTCAACAGATCAGACGGTCAGAATGTTCAATCACTCTCTCCTCGGGACCCACCACCGCTACTGGGACAAGTCGATGGATCCCACGGGGCATTGGAGGATTTGGATCCGGCAGTGAAG GTTGTGGTGAGAATTAGAGCAGTAAATGATGTTAAAAGAGAGGGTGGTGATGGTGTAGTGAGGAAGCTTTCTTCGAATTCGGTATCAATTGGTGATAGGAAATTCAATTTCGACTCGGTTCTTGATTCGAATTCAAACCAG GAAGATGTCTTCCAGTTAGTTGGTGTTCCTTTGGTTAAAAGTGCATTAGCAGGTTACAATGCGTCCATCTTGTCGTATGGAGAG ACTGGGAGTGGTAAGACATACACCATGTGGGGCCCACCAAGCGCGATGGTTGAGGATCATTCAACGGGTAGCAACCAAGGCATCGTTCCTCGCATCTTCCATATGCTATTCTCGGAGATTCAGCga CAAGAGGACTCCCAAATGAAGCAGATCAATTATCAGTGCAGATGTTCATTTCTTGAG ATATACAACGAGCAAATAGGGGACTTGCTTGATCCAGGTCAAAGAAATCTTGAG ataaaGGATGATCCGAAAAATGGATTATACGTCGAGAATTTGACCGAGGAGTATGTGAGCAGCTATGAGGATGTAACTCAATTATTGATCAAG GGGCTCTCAAGTAAAAAAGTTGGAGCAACGAGCATAAATTCTAAGAGCTCTCGGTCCCACATTGTATTTACTATGATCATTGAGTCATGGTGCAAG GGGACTTCATCAAAATGTTTCAGTAGTTCAAAAATCAGCAGAATCAGCCTCTTTGATCTTGCTGGACTGGATAGAAATAAACTTGTTGATGCCGATAGACAATTTGTGCAGGAAGGCAAAAGTGTAAAGAAGTCCCTGTCACAGCTTGG GCAATTGGTGAACACTCTAGCAAAGGAAAATCAACCAGGGAAATTTGCAGTTTTTCCATACCAAGGATCCTGTTTAACACACTTGCTGCGAGAATCTCTTGGTGGCAATGCAAAACTCACAGTCATGTGCTGCATCTCCCCTAATAACAG AAACAATGGTGAGACATTAAGGACACTCCGATTTGGCCAGCGagttaaattcataaaaaatgacCCGGTTATAAATGAAATATCAGAGGATGATGTTAATGATTTGAGTGATCAAATTCGTCAGTTGAAG GAAGAACTTATAAGAGCGAAATCTGATGTACATAATTCATTCGAGGGTAGAAGCGGATACTTCAAGGGGAGAAATGTAAGAGAAAGCTTGAATCACTTGAGAGTGAGTCTTAATCGCTCTTTGATGCTACCCCGCATAGATACTGATTCTGACAATGAGGTGAACATTGATGAGAATGATGTGAGGGAACTACACCAGCAACTCAATAAATTACATTGTTCTCCTGATGAGAACTCAAGAGATCTATCTGATAATGGAGACTCTGCCCACTTTTCTTCTGTAGAAGAAAGCTTTGAGACAGATTTGGTGAGTGACAGCGAATTGAATGGCCCACATGAATTTGAAAGTGAAGAAATCAAtcttgagaaagaaaaggaaggtgaATCACAAGACGACTTCCCAGCTGCCCCTGAAGCCTCAGATCCTCCGCTTCGAACCAGCATTAATATTAGTCCATGCCGTCAGTCTGCAGTCCTCCATGAGCCAATGTTGTCTGAGTCACCTAAAATTGGAAATACCAGGAAAAGCATGGTCATTCCATCATTATTTTCAGCAAGTCAGAACAATATGTCAGACAGCTCCAACTTCCAGTCAGATGTACCGCCCCAGTCACTTAAGCAAAGTGAAAACATCAGATCATCTTTGTGTTCAAGCAAGATGTTTCCAGGCCCCACTGAGTCCTTGGCTGCTAGCCTTCAGAGAGGCTTGCAGATTATTGACTATCATCAGCGGAACTCTGCATCAAACAGATCTTCAGTTTCATTCTCCTTCGAGCCCTTGTCATTAAAACCTTGTTCCGAAGTTGACAAAGTGAATGTGTCTCTTCAGAAGTTAGCAGAACATGGATCATATGCTTCCTTACTTTGTACATCTTGTAAACAGAAAATCAATGATAGTTCAAACGAGGTCCAGGATAGCCTGACATGGGTGGTGGCAGAGGAAGAAGCTCGGAAGCCTAACCAACTGATTAGTCAAGTGGTCAAa GATTCAGGCAACGGTTTAGCAATAACTAACAACGGAGAGGAGAAGGACCTTGAAAATTTATGTATGGAGCAAGCAACTAAAATTGAGCAGCTGAATCAGTTG GTTGAAAAGTACAAACAGGAAAGAGAACATTATATCATGACTGGTCAAGAAGGGGATGAGATTCTGTCCAGGAAATCAAAGAATCAAATGACACTCTTTGAAGGATCAGCAGATGAAGAGTACCAGTCATTAAAGGATCGAAACAAG CTTCGAAGTGTTGAGAATAATCAGCTTGAGATTAGAGAAGAAGAATATGAAGTAGAAGATGCGATGgataaaaacacatattttgATTTGAAGGAGAAGGAAGCACTTCTTCAGGAAATTCAAAACTTACAGATGAAGTTGCAGTCGTATACTGATGCATCCAAAAACAGATCTACTGAAAAGCTGAGATCCTCTTTGTTGATACAATCCATTCAACTATGCAAAAGTGCAGACACCCAAAATAATAGTTTGGAAgaatatgagagagagagacagagatggACAGAAATGGAGAGTGATTGGATTTCTTTAACTGATGACCTTAGAGTTGATCTTCAATGCAGTCGTCAGCATGCAGAGAAGGTGGAGATGGAATTGAGATTAGAGAAGAAATGCACAGAGGAGTTAGATGATGCGCTTCATAGGGCTGTCCTTGGGCATGCTAGAATGGTTGAACACTATGCTGATCTACAAGAGAAGTACAATGACTTGGAGGGAAAGCACCGTGCAATCATGGAAGGGATAGCAGAGGTGAAGAGGGCAGCAGCAAAGGCAGGAAAAAAGGGCGGAACTCGCTTTGCCAAATCACTTCAAGCTGAGCTTTCTTCCTTAAGAgtggaaagggaaagggaaagggagtTCTTGAAAAAGGAGAACAAGAGTCTGAAAATCCAGCTTAGAGACACTGCAGAAGCTGTTCATGCTGCTGGAGAACTCCTTGTTAGGCTGAGAGAAGCTGAGCAAGCTGCCTCAGTTGCAGAG GAGAACTTCAACGTGGTTcagcaagaaaatgaaaaattgaagaagCAAACGGAGAAGCTTAAGAGAAAACACAAAATGGAGATGATCACCATGAAGCAGTACATGGCAGAAAGCAGACTTCCAGAATCTGCATTGCAACCACTATACCGAGATAATTCTGACGGAGTACACAACACGATCCCAGATGATGACCAGGCATGGAGGGCAGAATTTGGGGCAATCTATCAAGAACACTACTAA